A section of the Rummeliibacillus pycnus genome encodes:
- a CDS encoding tryptophan-rich sensory protein produces the protein MVRLIVLTIFYIAMIVFSATANIIPLNGHTTSEISNSYTVLFSPAGYVYIIRVIIYIILAYWIYLLWKNHRNKFQISLLQALLFVASSIFNMLWIYLWHYEYFTWSIIVIVFMLLSLTGLYFTYPAWHRSWGGRLPISMYLAWVSIITFMNIAFLFTHNHWSLLGLSDPLWAVIMLTFGTAVALHLRFHYDDILFPIIYIWAFIGIAFKNGFEELLVTTAALFLSGVLVVGIIFIKKQKPSE, from the coding sequence TTGGTCAGACTAATAGTACTTACAATTTTTTATATCGCAATGATTGTATTTAGTGCAACTGCTAATATTATTCCACTAAATGGTCATACAACAAGTGAAATCTCCAACAGCTATACTGTCCTTTTTAGTCCAGCAGGATATGTTTATATTATTAGGGTAATTATTTATATTATTTTGGCCTATTGGATTTATCTTTTATGGAAAAATCACCGCAATAAATTTCAGATTAGTTTATTACAAGCACTATTGTTTGTAGCTAGTTCGATCTTTAATATGTTATGGATTTATCTTTGGCATTATGAATATTTCACATGGTCCATTATTGTGATTGTTTTCATGTTATTGTCATTAACAGGTTTGTATTTTACATATCCTGCTTGGCATCGTTCATGGGGTGGACGCTTACCGATTTCAATGTATCTTGCTTGGGTTAGTATAATAACTTTTATGAATATCGCCTTTCTCTTTACTCATAATCATTGGAGCTTATTGGGACTTAGCGACCCACTATGGGCTGTAATTATGCTCACATTTGGAACAGCGGTTGCATTGCATCTGCGTTTCCATTATGATGATATTCTTTTCCCTATCATATATATATGGGCTTTTATTGGTATTGCTTTTAAAAATGGATTTGAAGAATTGCTTGTAACAACAGCTGCTCTTTTCTTGAGCGGTGTATTAGTGGTAGGTATTATCTTTATAAAAAAACAAAAGCCCTCCGAATAA
- a CDS encoding DUF4870 domain-containing protein, protein MDNNRILSSLCYFSIFFAGFILPLIVYFVTTDRDVKGHAKRAFISHLLLIIPTVLGIILFIFTIASNPFSYETNIMNESSGAGTFLVIAWFIFVIVEVVISIAVFIWNIIQGVKVLKA, encoded by the coding sequence TTGGATAATAATCGTATACTTTCTTCCCTTTGTTATTTCAGTATATTTTTTGCCGGTTTTATTTTACCGTTAATCGTTTATTTTGTAACGACGGACCGAGATGTAAAAGGCCATGCAAAACGTGCTTTTATCTCTCATCTATTGCTAATCATTCCTACTGTTTTGGGAATTATATTATTTATTTTTACAATAGCATCAAATCCTTTTAGTTACGAGACGAATATTATGAACGAATCCTCTGGAGCTGGTACATTCCTAGTAATTGCTTGGTTTATTTTTGTGATTGTAGAAGTAGTAATATCTATTGCTGTTTTCATTTGGAACATTATTCAAGGTGTTAAAGTCTTAAAAGCTTAG
- the map gene encoding type I methionyl aminopeptidase produces the protein MIAKTQEEIDALMKAGRAMAEIRDAMKAATKPGVTTKELDDLAGRLFEEKGAVSGPKAEYDFPGYTCISVNEQVAHGIPNHHKLKAGDLINIDVSGHVDGYYADTGISFIVGDVDLPEVQKICDVAQSAFDRAMKKVKAGSRLNQIGKAVEREARDHGLSVIMNLTGHGVGHSLHEEPQYVLNYFDAWERTILKEGMVLAVEPFISQKAEHIVEAGDGWTFITPDKSLVAQLEHTIIVTNGEPIITTKID, from the coding sequence ATGATTGCAAAAACGCAAGAAGAAATAGATGCTTTAATGAAAGCTGGTCGTGCAATGGCTGAAATTCGCGACGCGATGAAAGCTGCTACAAAACCAGGTGTAACTACAAAAGAATTAGATGACCTAGCTGGTCGCCTATTTGAAGAAAAAGGTGCGGTATCAGGTCCTAAAGCAGAATATGATTTCCCAGGATATACTTGTATTAGTGTAAACGAACAAGTAGCACATGGTATTCCAAATCACCATAAATTAAAAGCTGGAGACTTAATTAATATTGATGTATCTGGTCATGTAGATGGATATTATGCTGATACAGGTATTTCATTTATCGTAGGAGACGTTGATTTACCAGAGGTTCAAAAAATCTGCGATGTTGCTCAAAGTGCATTTGATCGAGCAATGAAGAAAGTAAAAGCTGGTTCACGACTAAACCAAATTGGTAAAGCTGTAGAACGTGAAGCACGTGATCATGGCTTATCAGTAATCATGAACTTAACTGGGCATGGTGTAGGTCATTCACTACACGAAGAACCGCAGTATGTATTAAACTACTTCGATGCTTGGGAACGTACAATTCTTAAAGAAGGTATGGTTTTAGCTGTGGAGCCTTTCATCTCACAAAAAGCAGAGCATATCGTAGAAGCAGGGGATGGATGGACTTTCATCACTCCAGATAAATCACTAGTAGCACAACTTGAACATACAATTATTGTGACAAACGGTGAACCAATTATTACGACAAAAATTGACTAA